One stretch of Streptomyces agglomeratus DNA includes these proteins:
- the coaA gene encoding type I pantothenate kinase, translating into MITSPPRSAQRRPDASPYLDLTRAEWSALREKTPLPLTAEELEQLRGLGDVIDLDEVRDVYLPLSRLLNLYVQATSGLRGALNTFLGDPANGHGSQRGTPFVIGVAGSVAVGKSTVARLLQALLARWPEHPHVELLTTDGFLYPMEELKRRGLLSRKGFPESYDRRALTRFVADIKAGKDEVTAPVYSHLIYDIVPGERLTVRRPDILIVEGLNVLQPALPGKDGRTRVGLADYFDFSVYVDARAEDIETWYLNRFRKLRATAFQDPSSYFTKYTQVSEEEALDYARTMWRTINKPNLLENVAPTRGRATLVVRKGPDHKVKRLSLRKL; encoded by the coding sequence GTGATCACTTCGCCGCCACGAAGCGCCCAGCGTCGGCCCGACGCCTCGCCGTACCTGGACCTGACGCGGGCGGAGTGGAGTGCGCTGCGCGAGAAGACGCCGCTGCCCCTGACGGCGGAGGAGCTCGAACAGCTCCGCGGCCTGGGCGACGTCATCGACCTCGACGAGGTGCGCGACGTCTACCTCCCGCTGTCCCGCCTGCTCAATCTGTACGTACAGGCGACCTCCGGCCTGCGCGGCGCCCTGAACACCTTCCTCGGCGACCCGGCCAACGGCCACGGCTCCCAGCGCGGCACCCCCTTCGTCATAGGGGTCGCGGGCAGCGTCGCCGTGGGCAAGTCGACCGTCGCCCGGCTGCTCCAGGCCCTGCTGGCCCGCTGGCCCGAGCACCCGCACGTCGAGCTGCTCACCACCGACGGCTTCCTGTACCCGATGGAGGAGCTCAAGCGTCGAGGACTGCTGTCCCGCAAGGGCTTCCCCGAGTCGTACGACCGCCGCGCCCTGACCCGCTTCGTCGCCGACATCAAGGCCGGCAAGGACGAGGTCACCGCGCCCGTCTACTCCCACCTGATCTACGACATCGTGCCGGGCGAGCGCCTCACGGTCCGCCGCCCCGACATCCTGATCGTCGAGGGGCTGAACGTCCTCCAGCCGGCCCTCCCCGGCAAGGACGGCCGCACCCGGGTCGGTCTCGCCGACTACTTCGACTTCAGCGTGTACGTCGACGCCCGCGCCGAGGACATCGAGACCTGGTACCTCAACCGCTTCCGCAAGCTGCGCGCGACGGCCTTCCAGGACCCCTCCTCGTACTTCACGAAGTACACCCAGGTCTCGGAGGAAGAGGCCCTCGACTACGCCCGTACGATGTGGCGGACCATCAACAAGCCGAACCTGCTGGAGAACGTGGCGCCGACACGCGGCCGTGCCACGCTGGTGGTGCGCAAGGGCCCCGACCACAAGGTCAAGCGCCTCTCGCTCCGCAAACTCTGA
- a CDS encoding DUF389 domain-containing protein encodes MLHLRLIVPADRTDEVVRTVEKTVGTTHLAVVPGAARDPRGDLIMCDVAREAGDDLINSLRALGIDECGSIAVENIDLSLSRRADRAEKDAPGEGADAVLWEHLSDATHEESTLSVTYIAFLSLATMIAACGVVLDNAILIVGAMAVGPEFGPLAGFCTAVVQRAPRLAWRSFTALIVGFAAAMAVTVVFSLFMDATHLFTEEKLNAARPNTGFIYAPDWFSFVVAVLAGSAGMLSLTSAKAGAMVGVAISVTTVPAAANAAVALAYGDLSQTKGSSEQLLLNLLGIVVAGTLTLLAQKYFWAKQRERTARTSG; translated from the coding sequence GTGCTTCACCTGCGCCTGATCGTCCCCGCCGACCGCACCGACGAAGTCGTCCGTACGGTCGAGAAGACGGTCGGCACGACGCACCTCGCCGTGGTCCCCGGAGCGGCCCGCGACCCCCGGGGCGACCTCATCATGTGCGACGTCGCGCGCGAGGCGGGCGACGACCTCATCAACTCGCTGCGCGCGCTGGGCATCGACGAGTGCGGATCGATCGCCGTCGAGAACATCGACCTGTCGCTGTCCCGGCGGGCCGACCGGGCGGAGAAGGACGCGCCGGGCGAGGGCGCGGACGCCGTGCTGTGGGAGCACCTGTCGGACGCGACGCACGAGGAGTCGACGCTCTCCGTCACCTACATCGCGTTCCTGTCGCTGGCGACGATGATCGCGGCCTGCGGTGTGGTGCTCGACAACGCGATCCTGATCGTCGGCGCGATGGCGGTGGGCCCGGAGTTCGGCCCGCTGGCCGGATTCTGCACGGCGGTGGTGCAGCGCGCGCCGCGCCTGGCCTGGCGCTCGTTCACCGCGCTGATCGTGGGCTTCGCGGCGGCGATGGCGGTGACGGTCGTGTTCAGCCTCTTCATGGACGCGACCCACCTGTTCACCGAGGAGAAGCTCAACGCCGCCCGCCCCAACACGGGCTTCATCTACGCCCCGGACTGGTTCTCGTTCGTCGTTGCGGTACTGGCGGGCTCGGCCGGAATGCTGTCCCTCACCTCGGCCAAGGCCGGTGCCATGGTCGGCGTGGCCATCTCGGTGACGACGGTCCCGGCCGCGGCCAATGCCGCCGTGGCGCTGGCTTACGGCGACCTGAGCCAGACCAAGGGCTCGTCCGAGCAGCTCTTGCTCAACCTGTTGGGCATCGTCGTCGCCGGAACGCTCACGCTGCTCGCCCAGAAATACTTCTGGGCGAAGCAGCGTGAGCGCACGGCGCGCACGAGCGGTTAG
- the glmM gene encoding phosphoglucosamine mutase, translated as MGRLFGTDGVRGVANADLTAELALGLSVAAAHVLAEAGTFAGHRPTAVVGRDPRASGEFLEAAVVAGLASAGVDVLRVGVLPTPAVAYLTGALGADLGVMLSASHNAMPDNGVKFFARGGHKLADELEHRIEAVYEQHRSGEPWARPTGAGVGRVSDYDAGFDQYIAHLIGVLPNRLDGVKVVLDEAHGAASRVSPEAFARAGAEIVTIGADPDGLNINDGCGSTHLEMLQAAVVEHGADLGIAHDGDADRCLAVDAEGREVDGDQILAVLALAMREAGQLRKNTVVGTVMSNLGFKLAMEREGIELVQTAVGDRYVLESMKAEGYALGGEQSGHVIVLDHATTGDGTLTGLMLAARVAATGRTLADLAGVMSRLPQILINVPDVDKSRVTTSAELAAAVADAERELGATGRVLLRSSGTEPLVRVMVEAADIEQAKAVAGRLADVVKSALG; from the coding sequence GTGGGACGACTCTTCGGCACTGACGGTGTGCGCGGTGTCGCCAACGCGGACCTGACGGCGGAGCTCGCGCTCGGCCTGTCGGTCGCGGCGGCGCACGTACTCGCCGAGGCGGGCACCTTCGCGGGACATCGGCCGACCGCCGTGGTCGGACGCGATCCGCGTGCGTCGGGGGAGTTTCTGGAGGCCGCCGTCGTGGCGGGTCTGGCGAGCGCGGGCGTCGACGTGCTGCGGGTGGGCGTGCTGCCCACGCCGGCGGTGGCGTACCTGACGGGCGCGCTCGGTGCCGACCTGGGAGTGATGCTCTCCGCGAGCCACAACGCGATGCCGGACAACGGTGTCAAGTTCTTCGCGCGCGGCGGTCACAAGCTCGCCGACGAGCTGGAGCACCGGATCGAGGCCGTGTACGAGCAGCACCGGTCCGGGGAGCCGTGGGCCCGGCCGACCGGTGCGGGCGTCGGCCGCGTCTCCGACTACGACGCGGGCTTCGACCAGTACATCGCGCACCTGATCGGTGTACTGCCGAACCGGCTCGACGGGGTCAAGGTCGTACTGGACGAGGCGCACGGGGCGGCCTCCCGGGTGTCGCCGGAGGCCTTCGCGCGGGCCGGCGCCGAGATCGTCACCATCGGTGCCGATCCCGACGGGCTGAACATCAACGACGGATGCGGCTCCACGCACCTGGAGATGCTCCAGGCCGCCGTCGTCGAGCACGGCGCCGACCTCGGGATCGCCCACGACGGGGACGCCGACCGGTGCCTGGCCGTGGACGCCGAGGGCCGTGAGGTCGACGGGGACCAGATCCTCGCCGTACTCGCCCTCGCCATGCGCGAGGCCGGTCAGCTGCGCAAGAACACCGTCGTCGGCACCGTCATGTCGAACCTCGGCTTCAAGCTGGCGATGGAGCGCGAGGGCATCGAGCTCGTGCAGACGGCCGTCGGCGACCGGTACGTACTGGAGTCGATGAAGGCCGAGGGGTACGCCCTGGGCGGCGAGCAGTCCGGGCACGTGATCGTGCTGGACCACGCCACCACGGGCGACGGCACCCTGACGGGCCTGATGCTGGCCGCGCGGGTGGCCGCCACCGGGCGTACGCTCGCGGACCTCGCCGGGGTCATGAGCCGGCTGCCGCAGATCCTGATCAACGTGCCCGACGTCGACAAGTCGCGCGTCACCACCTCCGCCGAGCTGGCGGCCGCCGTCGCCGACGCCGAGCGCGAGCTGGGTGCCACGGGGCGGGTACTGCTGCGTTCGTCGGGCACCGAGCCGCTCGTGCGCGTCATGGTCGAGGCGGCCGACATCGAGCAGGCGAAGGCGGTCGCCGGGCGGCTCGCCGACGTGGTGAAGTCCGCGCTCGGCTAA
- the rpsI gene encoding 30S ribosomal protein S9, with the protein MAETTVETPVEGSEAEETFAEVTTFESEVPVEGEYTSESLAGRFGDPQPAAGLGRRKNAIARVRIVPGTGKWKINGRTLEDYFPNKVHQQEVNEPFKVLELDGRYDVIARIAGGGVSGQAGALRLGVARALNEADVENNRPALKKAGFLSRDDRAVERKKAGLKKARKAPQYSKR; encoded by the coding sequence GTGGCCGAGACCACTGTTGAGACGCCCGTCGAGGGTTCCGAGGCCGAAGAGACCTTCGCCGAGGTGACCACCTTCGAGTCCGAGGTTCCCGTCGAGGGCGAGTACACCAGCGAGTCCCTCGCGGGCCGTTTCGGTGACCCGCAGCCGGCGGCCGGCCTTGGCCGTCGCAAGAACGCCATCGCCCGCGTCCGGATCGTTCCGGGCACCGGCAAGTGGAAGATCAACGGGCGTACGCTCGAGGACTACTTCCCGAACAAGGTTCACCAGCAGGAAGTCAACGAGCCCTTCAAGGTGCTCGAGCTCGACGGCCGCTACGACGTCATCGCCCGCATCGCGGGTGGCGGCGTTTCCGGTCAGGCCGGTGCGCTCCGCCTCGGTGTCGCCCGTGCGCTGAACGAGGCGGACGTGGAGAACAACCGCCCGGCGCTGAAGAAGGCCGGCTTCCTCTCCCGCGACGACCGTGCGGTCGAGCGCAAGAAGGCCGGTCTCAAGAAGGCCCGTAAGGCGCCGCAGTACAGCAAGCGCTAA
- the rplM gene encoding 50S ribosomal protein L13: MRTYSPKPGDVTRQWHIIDAQDIVLGRLATTAATLLRGKHKAIYAPHMDMGDFVIIVNADKVHLSGNKKTQKMAYRHSGFPGGLRSVRYDELLAKNPEKAVEKAIKGMIPKNTLGRQMLSKLKVYAGPEHPHAAQQPVPFEITQVAQ; the protein is encoded by the coding sequence GTGCGTACGTACAGCCCCAAGCCCGGCGATGTCACGCGCCAGTGGCACATCATCGACGCGCAGGACATCGTCCTGGGCCGTCTGGCGACGACTGCCGCCACCCTCCTGCGGGGCAAGCACAAGGCGATCTACGCCCCGCACATGGACATGGGTGACTTCGTCATCATCGTCAACGCCGACAAGGTTCACCTGTCCGGCAACAAGAAGACCCAGAAGATGGCGTACCGCCACTCCGGTTTCCCGGGTGGTCTGCGCTCCGTTCGTTACGACGAGCTGCTGGCGAAGAACCCCGAGAAGGCCGTCGAGAAGGCCATCAAGGGCATGATCCCCAAGAACACCCTGGGTCGCCAGATGCTCTCGAAGCTGAAGGTCTACGCAGGTCCCGAGCACCCGCACGCTGCCCAGCAGCCGGTGCCGTTCGAGATCACCCAGGTCGCGCAGTAG